Proteins encoded within one genomic window of Bombina bombina isolate aBomBom1 chromosome 1, aBomBom1.pri, whole genome shotgun sequence:
- the GSC gene encoding homeobox protein goosecoid, protein MPSGMFSIDNILATRPRCKESVLLHQNGPVVFPSLGDTLYGTADYSGFYNRAVASNSSLQQAVNGSRLGFSNYYYGQLHVQAPVGPSCCGAIQPLGAQQCSCVPGAAAYDGAGSVLIPPVPHQMLPYMNVGTLSRTELQLLNQLHCRRKRRHRTIFTDEQLEALENLFQETKYPDVGTREQLARRVHLREEKVEVWFKNRRAKWRRQKRSSSEESENTQKWNKASKTSADKTEEGVKSDLDSDS, encoded by the exons ATGCCTTCTGGCATGTTCAGCATTGATAATATTTTGGCTACCAGACCTCGCTGCAAGGAGTCAGTGCTTCTCCATCAGAATGGTCCTGTGGTGTTCCCCAGCCTGGGAGACACTTTGTATGGGACAGCAGATTACAGCGGATTTTACAACAGAGCTGTGGCTTCAAACTCCAGCCTACAGCAAGCGGTCAATGGGTCCAGACTGGGATTCAGCAATTACTATTATGGGCAGCTGCATGTGCAAGCTCCGGTGGGACCCTCCTGCTGTGGGGCTATACAGCCTCTGGGGGCTCAACAGTGTTCCTGTGTGCCAGGGGCAGCAG CATATGATGGGGCAGGTTCAGTGCTAATTCCCCCAGTTCCACATCAGATGCTCCCCTACATGAATGTGGGCACCTTATCAAGGACAGAACTCCAGCTGCTTAACCAGCTTCACTGCAGAAGGAAAAGGAGACATAGGACCATCTTCACTGATGAACAGCTGGAAGCTTTGGAAAATCTCTTCCAGGAGACAAAGTATCCAGATGTGGGCACCAGGGAACAGCTGGCCAGGAGAGTACATCTCAGAGAAGAAAAAGTAGAG GTTTGGTTCAAAAATCGCAGAGCAAAATGGAGAAGGCAAAAGAGATCTTCATCAGAGGAATCAGAAAACACCCAAAAGTGGAATAAAGCTTCCAAAACATCAGCAGACAAAACAGAAGAAGGAGTCAAAAGTGACTTGGACTCTGACAGCTGA